The sequence below is a genomic window from Desulforegulaceae bacterium.
ATCTGTCAGGAGGAGACTTTGGAAAATCCTTTATTTCATTTTCTCTTTCCACTAAAAGGATCAGGCAGGACAACACAGGGATATTAAGACTGAAGTTTGGAGGAAGAACTGATAGATCAATTCTTTCCTTAAAATATGTTTTAAGAGTCTTGTCAAACTCTGTTCTAAAATAAAAAAATTCAGGATGCTTTGAAGAATTAGTCATGAGATTACCTTAAAGTTTTATTCAATTATAGCACTGAAAACCTATTCATTTTCATCAATGTTTATTTCATCAATCATACCAGCAAGTTCTTCAGCCATGGGATTTTTTTCAGTTGGCTGAAGACTTGATTCATCTTTAACAAGGTTTTCTTCTAATTCTTCATTTTCATCAAAAATATCTGATGATTCTTCCTCTTCTTCCCCTGCCGCAGAAATGTCTATACATTCCCCCAGCCTGTCAAAAATAACTGACAAAGTGATTTTCACATCAAAATTAAGCTTATATGCAATCTTATTTCCATGGACAACAAGATCTCCATTATTAAACTCAACATCTTCCTGAAGTTTTATATTGTGTTTTTCCTTAAGTTTTTTTTCTATTACTTCCCAGTCAAGCTCTGCAATTATTGCATCTAAAAGTTCTTTTTCACCTGTTTCAATAGACTCTTTTCTAGCAATTTTCATGAATTTTCTCCTTTTATTATCAATTTAGCTAAATCAATAAAACAAACAAATGACTTATCCATTACATCGTCTAAAATACACCCTGAAGGATTTATCTTTAAATTAATCAAATCACTAAATGGGATTACACAATCCAAAACATGGCGTTGGAAAAGAAAAAAGGCATGTTTTTTAAATAGATCTGATAACTTTGAATCTTTAAAAACCTTATTAAGTAAAAATCCTGAAAAAACCGGTTTCCCGTTATTTTCTTCCTTGATCCACTCTATTTTAGCAAACATTGGAGCCAAAGAATCAAAAGAGCTGGGATCTGTTTCTATGGGGATAATATATTCATCGGAAATTGCTGTGAAAAAATCAAAGCTACTCAAAAGAGTGCTTTGTGAGTCACAGATTATATAATTATAATTGAACTTTAAATACTTTTTAAGAAAAAAAACAGAGTCTTTATCTTCTTCAACATCATAAAATGAATTATCTAAAACTAAAACATCAAGGTCTGGAAGGATTGTTTCAAAACCTGAACAAGAAAACTTTTCTAGTTTTTCAAACTTAAGTTTTTTTACAATTCTATTTTTAGTTAGTTTTTCAAACTCAAAATTACTCTTATAAGTAAGATAAAGAGTTTTTTTACCAACAAGAGACAAAGCACAGGAAAGGTTGAATGAAATAATAGTTTTGCCGCTTTTGCTATTGTGGTTTATTATAGAAATAATTTTGCTCATTTTTTATTCACTTTCAATTCAACTCCAGGAGATTATAATTGGCTTCCAGTATAACTTTAGAAGGAATTGACAAAGCTTTAGAAAATTTAGGATATTACACAAAATCCTCACCCAAGTCAAAATTTCTAAAAATTATAAGAAGTTTCTATGAAAAAAGTGATAATCTAAATAAAATTAAGCAAATACCACTTGAATCAATTATTTCTCTTATCTGGGACATTCCTCTTGAAAACAAGTCAAAAATAAATTCACGTAAAAAAAATGCTTTAAGCCTTAGAAACACTATAAATAAAGATCTTCAAAAACTATTTGACTCAGAACTAAATCCTGAAGGAATAGTAATTAATGATAATAACATATTTTCCATGTCTGACAATGCAAGAGAAAAACTTTTATCTTCTTTTACCAAGCCATTTGGAGATGAAAACAAAGTATCTCTTTCCCATATTTCCCAGGTTCTAAATTCTATAAAAGAATTCCTTGAAAAACAAAGAGAAAAAGGCCTGGATGAAATAGGATTTGACAGTATTAATTCCCTTCTTTCAGATATTGAAACATCTTTTGAAAACCAGACAGATTCAGGCTCTAACGATGATAATGAAGAAGAAACCCCGGGAAAAAGAACCATAACAATAGAACTTGATGAAGGTGAAGAAATTGAAGAAGTTTTTGAAGATGATGAAGAATTTGAGGATTCTGAAATTATTGAACTGGATGAAGATCAAGAACTTATTGACTCTGAAAATGAAGTTTTAGATGAAGAAATTGACAGACTTTCAGATGAAAAAGACCTTGAAGATTCTGAAATTATTGAGCTTGATGAAGACGAAGAACTTATTGATTCTGAAATTATTGAGCTTGATGAAGACGAAGAACTTATTGATTCTGAAGCTAT
It includes:
- a CDS encoding ParA family protein — its product is MSKIISIINHNSKSGKTIISFNLSCALSLVGKKTLYLTYKSNFEFEKLTKNRIVKKLKFEKLEKFSCSGFETILPDLDVLVLDNSFYDVEEDKDSVFFLKKYLKFNYNYIICDSQSTLLSSFDFFTAISDEYIIPIETDPSSFDSLAPMFAKIEWIKEENNGKPVFSGFLLNKVFKDSKLSDLFKKHAFFLFQRHVLDCVIPFSDLINLKINPSGCILDDVMDKSFVCFIDLAKLIIKGENS